One genomic region from Cardiocondyla obscurior isolate alpha-2009 linkage group LG01, Cobs3.1, whole genome shotgun sequence encodes:
- the LOC139104815 gene encoding cyclic GMP-AMP phosphodiesterase SMPDL3A isoform X1, which produces MIRDYLILLSWLCVAQGKIGYFWHITDIHYDPKYATQGNAASMCWNTRNAIDGGRLRLDRKLAGKFGDYSCDSPWALIESAARAMRSKHGDIEFVLWTGDALTRNADMSAELRLQCLRNLTELLHRTFKGQFVFPALGHEDTGLNYTQLAYVWQSWLPPEAVDTFVKAGYYTIEQRSKKYRIVFLNTNLWLNPVDNRMPHRTGSSTVDNTQDPFGQWLWFQSVLENARKKRETVYIVGHTPPGVDDHESGAVALNERHNTKYLQVVRLYSDIIRGQFFGHWHSDTFRVIYSDTGLPVSWIMMAPSVTPSTSGGPNNPGLRLYEFETNSGQILDYTQYYLNLPEANSIGKANWIVEYSLLDYYELQEISPITLHDLADRFTQSNDYAFVRYYAANTVSLPREVEQIWGCGGPLNGVCALHHYCTVTRLNPESYRECYSSYAYALASTGPSTVRLYYALHLLVLLICAKVLNDR; this is translated from the exons TGTGTTGGAACACGAGGAATGCCATCGATGGCGGACGTTTGCGGCTCGACCGGAAGCTGGCCGGCAAGTTCGGCGACTACAGCTGTGACTCACCTTGGGCCCTCATCGAGTCCGCGGCGCGGGCGATGCGATCGAAACACGGTGATATTGAGTTCGTCCTGTGGACGGG TGACGCGCTGACGCGCAACGCCGACATGAGCGCCGAGCTGCGTCTGCAGTGTTTGCGAAATCTGACCGAGCTGCTGCACCGCACGTTCAAAGGACAATTCGTGTTCCCCGCGCTCGGCCACGAGGACACGGGCTTGAATTATACGCAGCTCGCGTACGTCTGGCAGAGCTGGCTGCCGCCGGAAGCGGTTGACACTTTTGTGAAGG CCGGCTACTATACGATCGAGCAGCGCTCGAAAAAGTACCGGATCGTCTTCCTTAACACGAATTTGTGGCTGAACCCGGTCGACAACCGCATGCCGCACCGCACCGGAAGCAGTACGGTCGATAACACGCAGGACCCCTTCGGCCAATGGCTTTGGTTCCAGTCGGTCCTCGAGAACGCGCGGAAGAAGCGGGAGACG GTGTACATAGTCGGCCACACGCCGCCGGGGGTGGACGACCACGAAAGCGGCGCGGTCGCGCTCAACGAGAGGCACAACACCAAGTACCTGCAGGTGGTGCGGCTCTACTCGGACATCATCCGAGGACAGTTCTTCGGCCACTGGCATTCGGACACCTTTCGCGTGATATACAGCGACACGG GTCTCCCCGTATCCTGGATAATGATGGCTCCCAGCGTAACGCCGAGCACCAGCGGAGGGCCCAACAACCCCGGGCTGCGACTCTACGAGTTCGAGACTAACAGCGGACAG ATTTTGGATTACACGCAGTACTATCTTAATCTGCCCGAGGCGAATTCAATTGGTAAAGCGAACTGGATAGTCGAGTACTCGCTGCTCGACTATTACGAGCTACAGGAGATATCGCCGATCACTCTTCACGATCTGGCGGACCGGTTTACGCAGTCCAACGATTACGCCTTCGTCAG GTATTACGCGGCCAACACGGTCTCGTTGCCGCGCGAGGTGGAGCAAATCTGGGGCTGCGGCGGCCCTCTCAACGGAGTATGTGCGTTGCATCATTACTGCACTGTGACGAGGCTAAATCCTGAGTCCTACAG GGAGTGCTACTCATCCTACGCTTACGCCCTGGCGTCTACGGGACCCTCCACCGTGCGTCTCTACTACGCCCTGCACCTACTGGTCCTCCTAATCTGCGCCAAGGTGCTGAACGACCGGTAG
- the LOC139104815 gene encoding cyclic GMP-AMP phosphodiesterase SMPDL3A isoform X2 yields the protein MRSKHGDIEFVLWTGDALTRNADMSAELRLQCLRNLTELLHRTFKGQFVFPALGHEDTGLNYTQLAYVWQSWLPPEAVDTFVKAGYYTIEQRSKKYRIVFLNTNLWLNPVDNRMPHRTGSSTVDNTQDPFGQWLWFQSVLENARKKRETVYIVGHTPPGVDDHESGAVALNERHNTKYLQVVRLYSDIIRGQFFGHWHSDTFRVIYSDTGLPVSWIMMAPSVTPSTSGGPNNPGLRLYEFETNSGQILDYTQYYLNLPEANSIGKANWIVEYSLLDYYELQEISPITLHDLADRFTQSNDYAFVRYYAANTVSLPREVEQIWGCGGPLNGVCALHHYCTVTRLNPESYRECYSSYAYALASTGPSTVRLYYALHLLVLLICAKVLNDR from the exons ATGCGATCGAAACACGGTGATATTGAGTTCGTCCTGTGGACGGG TGACGCGCTGACGCGCAACGCCGACATGAGCGCCGAGCTGCGTCTGCAGTGTTTGCGAAATCTGACCGAGCTGCTGCACCGCACGTTCAAAGGACAATTCGTGTTCCCCGCGCTCGGCCACGAGGACACGGGCTTGAATTATACGCAGCTCGCGTACGTCTGGCAGAGCTGGCTGCCGCCGGAAGCGGTTGACACTTTTGTGAAGG CCGGCTACTATACGATCGAGCAGCGCTCGAAAAAGTACCGGATCGTCTTCCTTAACACGAATTTGTGGCTGAACCCGGTCGACAACCGCATGCCGCACCGCACCGGAAGCAGTACGGTCGATAACACGCAGGACCCCTTCGGCCAATGGCTTTGGTTCCAGTCGGTCCTCGAGAACGCGCGGAAGAAGCGGGAGACG GTGTACATAGTCGGCCACACGCCGCCGGGGGTGGACGACCACGAAAGCGGCGCGGTCGCGCTCAACGAGAGGCACAACACCAAGTACCTGCAGGTGGTGCGGCTCTACTCGGACATCATCCGAGGACAGTTCTTCGGCCACTGGCATTCGGACACCTTTCGCGTGATATACAGCGACACGG GTCTCCCCGTATCCTGGATAATGATGGCTCCCAGCGTAACGCCGAGCACCAGCGGAGGGCCCAACAACCCCGGGCTGCGACTCTACGAGTTCGAGACTAACAGCGGACAG ATTTTGGATTACACGCAGTACTATCTTAATCTGCCCGAGGCGAATTCAATTGGTAAAGCGAACTGGATAGTCGAGTACTCGCTGCTCGACTATTACGAGCTACAGGAGATATCGCCGATCACTCTTCACGATCTGGCGGACCGGTTTACGCAGTCCAACGATTACGCCTTCGTCAG GTATTACGCGGCCAACACGGTCTCGTTGCCGCGCGAGGTGGAGCAAATCTGGGGCTGCGGCGGCCCTCTCAACGGAGTATGTGCGTTGCATCATTACTGCACTGTGACGAGGCTAAATCCTGAGTCCTACAG GGAGTGCTACTCATCCTACGCTTACGCCCTGGCGTCTACGGGACCCTCCACCGTGCGTCTCTACTACGCCCTGCACCTACTGGTCCTCCTAATCTGCGCCAAGGTGCTGAACGACCGGTAG